Proteins encoded in a region of the Deinococcus aerius genome:
- the lepA gene encoding translation elongation factor 4, producing the protein MTEGPTANIRNFSIIAHVDHGKSTLADRILERLGAMGERDRRDQTLDTLELERERGITIKSTPVRLTYKRENGEEYTFNLIDTPGHVDFNYEVSRSLAACEGVLLLVDASQGVEAQTIVNAYLAIDSNLEIIPVINKIDLPAADPEGAAQELEDVIGIPADDAVFASGKAGIGIPEILEAIVERIPPPPGDPEAPLKALIFDSFYDAYQGVILFVRVLEGTLTPKQPIMLFSTGKTFEVDKVGTFSPGLVVGESLPAGAVGWVAAGIKDIHDAQVGDTITQKDRPTPEPFPGFKPAQPVVFSGLYPTDTEDYRKLRDALEKLKLNDAAFTFEPETSEALGFGFRCGFLGLLHAEIIQERLEREYDLDLIATAPAVVYRVTLTNGEVFETQNPAEFPTRDRISKVEEPYIKLSIMLPEDYVGPVMQLLQERRGSMVTMNYIGKRVELIYEVPFAEILYDFHDRLKSISRGYASMDYEQIGYREGELRKVDILVNNEVVDALAVIVHEDKAYSLGRKIVDKMAEVIPRQMFPVPVQATIGGKIIARATVKAYRKDVLAKCYGGDITRKKKLLEKQKKGRARMKQIGTVEVPQEAFLAVLSTEE; encoded by the coding sequence GTGACCGAAGGGCCGACCGCCAACATCCGAAACTTCTCCATCATCGCCCACGTGGACCACGGCAAGTCCACGCTCGCCGACCGCATCCTGGAGCGGCTGGGCGCGATGGGCGAGCGCGACAGGCGCGACCAGACCCTCGACACCCTGGAACTGGAGCGCGAGCGCGGCATCACCATCAAGTCCACGCCCGTCCGCCTGACCTACAAGCGGGAGAACGGCGAGGAGTACACCTTCAACCTGATCGACACGCCGGGCCACGTGGACTTCAACTACGAGGTCTCGCGCTCGCTCGCCGCGTGCGAGGGCGTGCTCCTCCTCGTGGACGCCTCGCAGGGGGTGGAGGCGCAAACCATCGTCAACGCCTACCTCGCCATCGACAGCAACCTGGAGATCATCCCCGTCATCAACAAGATCGACCTGCCCGCCGCCGACCCGGAGGGCGCCGCGCAGGAGCTGGAGGACGTAATCGGTATTCCCGCCGATGACGCCGTCTTCGCCTCGGGCAAGGCGGGGATCGGCATTCCCGAGATCCTGGAAGCCATCGTCGAGCGCATCCCGCCGCCCCCCGGCGATCCCGAGGCTCCCCTCAAGGCGCTGATCTTCGACTCCTTCTACGACGCCTACCAGGGCGTGATCCTCTTCGTGCGGGTGCTGGAGGGGACCCTGACGCCCAAGCAGCCCATCATGCTCTTCTCGACGGGCAAGACCTTCGAGGTGGACAAGGTGGGCACCTTCTCGCCCGGCCTGGTGGTGGGCGAGTCGCTCCCAGCGGGCGCGGTGGGCTGGGTTGCGGCGGGCATCAAGGACATCCACGACGCGCAGGTGGGCGACACGATTACCCAGAAGGACCGTCCCACCCCCGAGCCCTTCCCCGGCTTCAAGCCCGCGCAACCCGTGGTGTTCTCCGGCCTGTACCCCACCGACACCGAGGACTACCGCAAATTGCGCGACGCGCTGGAAAAGCTCAAGCTCAACGACGCGGCCTTCACCTTCGAGCCGGAAACGTCGGAGGCGCTGGGCTTCGGGTTCCGCTGCGGCTTCCTGGGCCTGCTGCACGCCGAGATCATTCAGGAGCGGCTGGAGCGCGAGTACGATCTGGATTTGATCGCCACCGCGCCCGCCGTGGTGTACCGGGTGACCCTGACGAACGGCGAGGTGTTCGAGACGCAGAACCCCGCCGAATTCCCCACCCGCGACCGCATCTCCAAGGTGGAGGAGCCGTACATCAAGCTCTCGATCATGCTGCCGGAGGACTACGTCGGCCCGGTGATGCAGCTTCTCCAGGAGCGCCGGGGCTCGATGGTCACCATGAACTACATCGGCAAGCGGGTAGAGCTGATCTACGAGGTGCCTTTTGCCGAAATCCTGTACGACTTCCACGACCGCCTGAAGTCCATCTCGCGCGGCTACGCCTCCATGGACTACGAGCAGATCGGCTACCGCGAGGGCGAACTGCGCAAGGTGGACATCCTCGTGAACAACGAGGTGGTGGACGCCCTCGCCGTCATCGTCCACGAGGACAAGGCGTACTCGCTGGGGCGCAAGATCGTGGACAAGATGGCCGAGGTGATCCCCCGGCAGATGTTCCCGGTCCCCGTGCAGGCGACCATCGGCGGCAAGATCATCGCCCGCGCGACGGTGAAGGCGTACCGCAAGGACGTGCTCGCCAAGTGCTACGGCGGCGACATCACCCGCAAGAAGAAGCTGCTGGAAAAGCAGAAGAAGGGCCGCGCCCGCATGAAGCAGATCGGCACGGTGGAGGTGCCGCAGGAGGCCTTCCTGGCGGTGCTGAGCACCGAGGAGTAG